From the genome of Dermacentor andersoni chromosome 3, qqDerAnde1_hic_scaffold, whole genome shotgun sequence:
GTCTATCGAACGAGAAACAGCAACCACACAATATGGATGAAGTAGCTAAAGCCACCGCTTTATAAGGTGGCTGCTTTGACCGTGTCGTTATAACTGCCCACATGTCATTCTGTCTTGCTGACGAAAAATGCGGAAAAAATTACGGAGGACCACAGAAGCAAAGAGTTCACAAGAATATTCAGCGACTCTTTGGACTCCCTAAATGCGCTCATGGGGACGCTTAGAGTCAGCACGTGGGCACAATATATTAAGGTCGCGTGCGCCTCTCTTCGTCGGGATTACGGCACGGGCGTGCGAGTGGACTGGGTCCCGCGCAGCATCAACAACGGTGCGGCCCAAAGTGCTGCGAGCGAGCTATTATTTTCCCGCTCATGACCCCTAGGCCCAGTCCCTCTCATTCCTCGAACCGGAAGAGGAGCGCGAGCGACTCAAACTGCAAGCAAAACGGGAGCCGAAGGCGAAGGTACCGAGCGATGCCAACCTTTCTTTGCCCGATGGTCTTCCTCTGGGCGCGCAAGTACTGGTGCGCAAGGCCAGGGCCGGCGCACCAGgatttgtttattttgtgatCCCCATCATTGACCGTCACCCCTGCTTAGGCCACTGAGTTATCCGTTTCGTTAAAGTTAATTCTCTCTCTTCTCGGACTATATGAAGCGGTCAACAGTGGTCGAATAAGGGTTGTCTCTGGAGCCGACGTAGGGTTGCAATGTTTCTGCCGCCAACATTTAGACAATAGGGACTATAGTCTTGGGACTGCCACCCTGGCGATCGAATACAAGCCTCTATTGCCGAAACGTTTGCTTCAGAGAGACTGCTGACAACCGCGGATCACTTCAAGTGCACGTCTTTCTGTGAACCTGTGCCGATTGTGTGCACTGCTCTGGCAGAAACTCGCGGACCTCTTTGCTGAACTCTGCGCCCACCTCGAGCAAACGCATAGGATTACGCACGTGTATTGTTCCATGTTTACAGATAGACAGAATTAATCTTTTCTGGACGCGAGCCTATTAAAGTTTTGTAACGAGGTAGCTtttgctttttgttctttttgcaggCGGGACCCCGAGTCTTGCGCAAAGCCTCCGGCTGACTCCTCAGAAGAAGAGAAGCGTCGTTATGACGAAGAAGTGCAGAAAGCAAAGGCGACCGCAACACGCTATTTGTACCTAGTTCGACATGGGGACTTCACATTTTACGAGGAGCCGGACACCTATCGCACGCTTACAGAACTTGGTAAGCTGTTACTTCAGGAACGTTCTTGCTGAACGTTGTTCTTACCagcgtcgagaaaaaaaaaaaagaagaaaagtgatGCATAAAGGGGATCAGAACAGCGCTTTTCTAACGAGCTCCATTATGCAATTAAACACTCAGTtcgtgcataattttttttagccAACCAATGAGGGCGCAAAGCCCAAGATAACTCGACGTCTGGTACTCCTACTTCTCAATGGAAAATTTGCCACAGGTCTCGCACATCTGTCACCACCATAACGACGAGACGTAGCAGTCACGCTAAACCGCATTCGCTGGCAGCATATTTTGCCCGAATCGACACCaagttttctttccttctttttcccccGAGGACAGTAACAGGGTGGGCTTCCTTACCGAGTCTTCCAGGTGTTTTCTAAGTGTAGCTTCGCTCTACTATACTCATTCTCGATTCCTTTTCGTTGTTTACGGCGCTTGGACGTGTACTGGTTTGCAGTGTGCAATTGTTGATCGATACCCAGTTGATCACTCAATAACATAGGTGGTGACAAAAACTATCCTTTTGGCAAAACCTTTGCCTCGCCGCGTTAATTCAGTAGGTATTGTATCACTTCTGAAAAGATTAAGTTCCCTGCAAAGGGGAAAGTATAGGTGAAACGTACTTTCAATATCGACAAATGTTTGCACCATATCGAGAAGCCATATCGGACTAGCATCCCAAAAgccctacattttttttttgccatcaaagagagagagagagagatgtctgCAAGCCTTCTTGCACGATTGTAGAGGCAGGACTGCATTGCTTACACAAACGTGTGCATGTTTCACGTCTTTGATCGAGAATTAAGCACCCTTTACAAATTACACCGCGCGTTGGCGGCGGCAACTGTAGGTGAACCATGCACGCATTTGCGGAGTTGGAAAactcgcaataaaagaaacaacaCATATAGGGCAACCAAAAGGTGATTTATCGCTATGTGTATACATCAATGCCATGCAGCTAGCTGGTATGCAGTACGTACGTATACAACGAATAGCTCTTCGATGGCATGCACCCGACAAAGAATCGAAGTTCGACTCACCACGTTAGCATATCGACCTATTGTGCGCCCGTGTCGGACCCCGAGGTCTGCAGTCTCTTTCTTGGGTGTAGTCCCGCGCTCCGTGAAATGCGTACAGTGAGGATTACACTTATCCGGCGTGGTCAAGCGGCCGACTTGGTCGCCATCGCTCGCGTTAAGAACTACGAGCTGACGCCGCGATAAGGCCATGCATGTCGCATACGCTCTCCATGCACTCGTAACCAATATATCCATGTCCAGCAGCTATGTGAACCTCAAGATGGCGCGTTCAGTCCTCAGCTGACCGCTCGGCCGCTTATACGAGCGGTCGCGTTCACCAGTGACGGTGCCGCACTTCGAAGCATGTGTACATTGTCGTTCATCGAGCGGCTGTGGTGCATGAGTCTTGCCCTGGACAAAAGATAACGCGCACAGAAGATTCTCACACTCAATGTCATCCGCGTGCATAATGTCTATGGTCGAACTAACTGACACTCCAAAGTTGGACCATCACCAACAAAACCTTTTATTGGTTCAAAAGCGTTGCTGTCAAAAAACCGCCATGACTAGAGGTCACCCAGACTTTGCATCTGCTGACTGGTTACCTCCACTGTGTTCTCACCTGGTTCTGTCAACGAACCCACACACCTCTTTTTTGGCGTTCGTTAATGCGATTAAGAGCATCAAGTCCAGGGGGTGCTATGCATTCGGCACACTGTCCAATTCTCTATTTTGTCAGCTGTGACTGACTCACGTGGATGCCAAGCCTTGTCGACAACTATTGGCTGAAGTACGTTAAGCATGGATCCATTAGGCAATATGGCGGCAATTGTCCATATTAGCAACAAAACTCGCCCTCCCCCCTCATTTTAAATGGACCACGAATGTAACTAGACAGGTGCCATTTGGCCACCTGACGCGACAAGTTCGCCGTGCTCGTCTGATTTTAAAGGAAACAAGGCGACGCCAACGTAGGGCACTCGCCAGCGAAGGGATTTCTGTCCATATAGTCCCGGACTGTCTACCACGCCCGTCGGTTAACGCGCGTCCGGGTCAAGCAGTATGGTTGTAGGCTGTTCTGTGGTCAAATGCGTGCAGGCCGCAAGCAGGCGGACCTGACCGGCCAGCGGCTCAAGCAGCTGGGCATCCCTTTCTGCCAGCTGACCCACTCGACCATGGCGCGCGCAGTCGAAACGGCCGAGCTCATCCACCGGCACCTGCCGCAGCTCCCGCTCTATCAGTGCCAGCTCATCCGCGAAGGGGAGCCCATGCCTCCTGAGCCGCCGTTTGGAATATGGAAGCCGCAGTCCAAGGTATTACATGTCGCATACCCGGGCGACGCAGGAATTCCCGAGTGCGTCAATATGTGTGAACTCTTTGATCCATTCAGATCCGGCATCAACTGACCATTTAACACTTACACTTGGAGTATGTCTTCGAGTATTGCTTGCTGGTGGTCGTCAGTCATGATTATATTAAAAAATGGGCATTGCCATATTAAGCTGCATTAACAGGACGGGCGAATCACCGATCCACTGGGCAGACGAGAGTGACGCGGCTGAGCTGTAATGAACCACCTGCGACATTCTTTAAACGCATCTTAATTAAGCATGCGCACTGCCTGCAGTATGCCGTGACGGCCATCCTTTACGGAAATGACTGAGCTAGGCGCCTCGCGGTTGCCTCACATTCAAAAAAGAAACCCGCGTTCCTCTCCGGAATTTCTTTCCTGTCCTTCCTTTGCACATTACGACGCCGGCAGGCACGACGTCACCAGGGTAAAAGCAGTCTCGATTGGTCAGCCAACGAATGATAAGGCCGCAACGCGACGAGAGTCAGCTGCGTGTCCTGAGAAGGGTGGGCGCTCGCCCAACATGCGCCACTAATCCCTTTTTCAAGCTTTCATTCAGTCGGCGTCGAGAGGAGAACGATTAGGGCGGACAATGGAGGAGCCTTCCTTCTGGTGTGTTGACGCAACCCGTAACTTTCGCTGCACTGCGTGTAGTTAGTGAGAGTACGTGGCGAAGAGGAGAGAGTGCCAGTGGAGAAGGTAGGGCATCAGGCAAGCGAGAAACCGTGTCGGTAGCATAATCGTTCATCAAGGGCCTATAACTTTACTATTAGGGTATCattaaaaaaattgacagtcattTAAGCTTCCTAACGAGACTTGAATGCGAACACATTAGGACCTCTCTAAGTTATCACCTCAAACTAAagctccaccttaatccaccttgctctaatttgtaccaaccttaatccactttaatgtACTTTAATCCATCTTACTAactttaatctaccttaatccaattttgggagtgggcgaCGGACTTCGTCCGACGCCGTGACTGTGCACCGTGGAATTTCGCCTTGCGAACCGCATCACTTGCAGCGCCAGGAACGTGACATCATCACTTGGCCACGTGGGTTTGGATACCATATCGGATGATAACAACGGACGCCGGATTCTCCGCGCTTGATGGGGAACATAATGATTTCGCATAAAAAAAACCTTGCGTCTCTATGTTTGTTGTAGAGTACAGTAGTACAAAGCTGCCAGTGCAGGACCGCTTTTCGAGCTTATGGTGATTTGGGAGCCTTTAAGAGCAGATGTCCTCTGCGGAGGCATAATGGGGTTGCCATTCTGCAATTGAACACGATGTCATTCGCTCGATTCTTGAATGTGGTGGCCTGCCATTACGATTAAGCTGGTACGCGAAAGCGATCCTGCACGCATATAGATTGATGTGCGCATTAAAGCCCAGCGAAAAATGAGAGCTAATGTgaagcgcagcgggagatgaaaaaagcggcgagcacgaggaggaaagcggaggagcaggttatggcgaaagcgtgagaaggaaagcgcgGTGCCGCGCTCGAGGGGCTTTGCGGTGAccatggctacgagatggcgccagaatagcgcgcgtcgtctgtttggaaacaaagcgctgcatgagcggaagtctgtctgcggctgctgctgtgaatcacgcccacgagTCAACCACGCGCTTCCTCTCGCgttctcccaattagcgaggcagtcgcgccatactTCGCTTTGCTTTCAACGTGCCgtacgagacagattgcccgcaCCAGCCGATATATCGCGAAAACGCGGTATACAGctgggctcaaatttcgcattagggagtatcgtaatcgtcggtgaatttttttctctcgtttaGCCCTCGTGCTGCGCTTATTCTTTCCATCAAAAACAGTCGGTCGCGTCGCGTCGGTCGATTTAGTTTAGTCGTGAGCAGATCTTGCCCTTGAATGCAAAGGTGTGCGCGTCGGTCTATGTTGCAGTTCCTGACCGATGGTGCCCGAATAGAGGCCGGCTTCCGCAAGTACTTTCACCGCGCTTCGCCCAGCCAGAAGCAAGACTCCCACGAGATCATCGTCTGCCACGCCAACGTCATACGATACTGCATATGCAGGTGTGTCACCATGCATGCTCGACCATCATCGTTCGCACAgccgcggcatttcgctgctgtgCACGAGATCGTGCCCGACTGCGTAGACCGCATCTAGGGTCCGTGTAACGTAATACTACTGCGTTCTGATGTTATTCCAATTTCTtcacgtcaaatttacgtaaccgccagcTTAAGCACCggacggtgacccgcagcgttgtttgaacatcCCAATCAAAAGCTCTCCTCGCTTATAGAAGGTTacctttgtttgctttgaaagcacAAAACGTTTCTACCTTGACATATTTTTCTTATCTGAttagctgacaagagg
Proteins encoded in this window:
- the LOC126543271 gene encoding serine/threonine-protein phosphatase Pgam5, mitochondrial-like; translated protein: MLGHIAKAVGILCGSVAAVSLYREEARKRQVHASWATNFQPSAHWDFNWDRRDPESCAKPPADSSEEEKRRYDEEVQKAKATATRYLYLVRHGDFTFYEEPDTYRTLTELGRKQADLTGQRLKQLGIPFCQLTHSTMARAVETAELIHRHLPQLPLYQCQLIREGEPMPPEPPFGIWKPQSKFLTDGARIEAGFRKYFHRASPSQKQDSHEIIVCHANVIRYCICRALQIHPEAWSRMSLANCSISVVKIAPSGRVTLRALGDHGHLPVEFITAS